The Pseudomonas parafulva genome includes a window with the following:
- a CDS encoding DUF3077 domain-containing protein, whose amino-acid sequence MKTIVPDPPVESAVTTAGVETFLQAGTPPVNLLRVQPGIPVDAAYEHVSILMGYIRHLVREGDMEDDHKLLGAADYLCDMANALLNDIEIAKGKRH is encoded by the coding sequence ATGAAAACGATTGTTCCTGACCCACCCGTTGAGAGCGCTGTCACCACCGCAGGCGTAGAAACCTTCCTCCAAGCCGGCACCCCACCCGTAAACCTCCTTCGCGTTCAACCCGGCATCCCGGTGGATGCTGCGTACGAGCACGTCTCGATCCTGATGGGTTACATCAGGCACCTGGTGCGTGAGGGGGACATGGAGGATGACCATAAGCTGCTCGGTGCTGCGGATTACCTCTGCGACATGGCCAACGCCTTGCTGAACGACATCGAAATCGCCAAAGGCAAGCGCCACTAG
- a CDS encoding methyltransferase: protein MPTSLHSHLLLERFQALDRFLIEHQALWKPRPFTHLRLDWEGTYPDLARHLRQNTLADAEGEVDPHALPAPYPQLADAAQTLSALGNLPASALRAAAHRLDVNVPGRKWQQIEAFASHLAFRAPSRHWLDWCSGKGHLGRRLLQPGQRLTCLEYDPELVAAGQALSAHHHLPVQHIHQDVMAPGSAEHLDADTSVVALHACGDLHVQLLRLASQQNCPQLAVAPCCYNRIATAQNQALSTAARASALQLSLDDLGLPLSETVTAGARVCRQRDTSMARRLGFDLLQRQQRQTDQYLSTPSLPVAWLAKPFEQYCRDLAALKQLDLHGDIDWAALESAGWERLAQVRNLERLRNLFRRPLELWLALDRALFLTEQGYDVRLGVFCDYTLTPRNLMILAERDR from the coding sequence ATGCCTACCTCCCTCCACAGCCACCTTCTGCTCGAACGCTTTCAGGCGCTTGATCGGTTTTTGATTGAGCATCAGGCGCTGTGGAAACCCAGGCCGTTCACCCACCTGCGCTTGGATTGGGAAGGCACCTACCCGGATCTGGCGCGACATCTGCGCCAAAACACCCTGGCCGATGCCGAGGGTGAGGTCGACCCGCACGCACTGCCCGCACCTTATCCACAGCTGGCTGATGCCGCCCAGACGCTCAGCGCTCTGGGTAACCTGCCAGCCTCTGCGCTCCGCGCCGCCGCGCACCGGCTTGACGTCAATGTGCCCGGCCGCAAATGGCAGCAGATCGAAGCCTTCGCCAGTCACCTCGCCTTCCGGGCACCCTCGCGTCACTGGCTGGACTGGTGTTCGGGCAAAGGCCATTTGGGCCGGCGTTTGCTGCAACCCGGCCAGCGCCTGACCTGCCTGGAGTACGACCCCGAGCTGGTGGCTGCTGGCCAGGCCCTCAGTGCCCATCACCACTTGCCTGTGCAACACATCCACCAGGACGTGATGGCCCCCGGCAGCGCCGAGCATCTGGATGCGGACACCAGCGTGGTCGCCCTGCACGCCTGCGGCGACCTGCATGTTCAGCTGCTGCGCCTGGCCAGCCAGCAAAACTGCCCACAACTGGCCGTGGCCCCGTGCTGCTACAACCGCATTGCCACCGCCCAGAACCAGGCGTTATCCACAGCTGCCCGTGCCTCGGCCTTGCAGCTGTCGCTGGATGACCTTGGCCTGCCCTTGAGCGAAACCGTCACCGCTGGCGCCCGCGTATGCCGCCAGCGCGACACGTCCATGGCCCGCCGCCTGGGCTTCGACCTGCTGCAACGCCAGCAGCGCCAGACCGACCAGTACCTGTCTACGCCATCGCTGCCGGTGGCCTGGCTGGCCAAGCCCTTCGAGCAGTATTGCCGTGACCTGGCGGCGCTCAAGCAACTGGACCTGCATGGGGATATCGACTGGGCAGCCTTGGAGTCGGCAGGGTGGGAGCGCTTGGCGCAGGTACGCAACCTCGAACGCCTGCGCAACCTGTTCCGCCGCCCGCTTGAGCTCTGGCTGGCATTGGATCGTGCCCTTTTTCTGACCGAACAGGGCTATGACGTGCGTTTGGGCGTGTTTTGCGACTATACCCTTACCCCACGCAACCTGATGATCCTTGCCGAGCGCGACAGATAG
- a CDS encoding ABC transporter permease: MNWEVIIKWLPRLAQGATLTLELVAIAVVAGLILAIPLGIARSSRHWYVRAVPFSYIFFFRGTPLLVQLFLVYYGLAQFDAVRASALWPYLRDPFWCTVLTMTLHTAAYIAEILRGALQSIPKGEIEAARALGMSRAKTLIYIMLPRAARIGLPAYSNEVILMLKASALASTVTLLELTGMARTIIARTYLPVEIFFAAGLFYLLISFMLVQGFKLLERWLRVDACQGR; the protein is encoded by the coding sequence ATGAACTGGGAAGTGATCATCAAGTGGCTGCCACGCCTGGCCCAGGGCGCTACCCTGACCCTGGAGCTGGTGGCCATCGCGGTCGTGGCCGGCCTGATCCTGGCCATTCCGCTGGGCATCGCCCGTTCATCGCGGCACTGGTACGTGCGCGCCGTGCCGTTCAGCTACATCTTCTTCTTCCGCGGCACCCCGCTGCTGGTGCAGTTGTTTCTGGTGTACTACGGCCTGGCCCAGTTCGACGCCGTGCGCGCCAGCGCGCTGTGGCCGTACCTGCGCGACCCGTTCTGGTGCACCGTGCTGACCATGACCCTGCACACCGCCGCCTACATCGCCGAAATCCTGCGCGGCGCCTTGCAGTCCATTCCCAAAGGCGAGATCGAGGCTGCGCGGGCGCTGGGCATGTCCCGGGCCAAGACACTGATCTACATCATGCTGCCCCGGGCTGCCCGCATCGGCCTACCGGCCTACAGCAACGAAGTGATCCTGATGCTCAAGGCCAGCGCACTGGCCAGTACGGTTACCCTGCTGGAACTGACCGGCATGGCGCGGACCATCATTGCCCGCACGTACTTGCCGGTGGAGATCTTCTTCGCCGCTGGCCTGTTCTACCTGCTGATCTCGTTCATGCTGGTGCAGGGCTTCAAGCTGCTGGAGCGCTGGTTGCGCGTGGACGCCTGCCAGGGGCGCTGA
- a CDS encoding ABC transporter permease: MNIDLHGFGPAMMAGTLMTVKLALCALLLGLVLGLLGALAKTSPIKPLQWLGGFYSTLVRGIPELLWVLLIYFGTVGLMNALGEALHMPGLELSAFAAGVIALGLCFGAYATEVFRGAILAIPKGHREAGLALGMSKGRILSRIILPQMWRIALPGLGNLFMILMKDTALVSVIGLEEIMRHAQIGVTVTKEPFTFYMVAACIYLSLTVIAMTGMHFLEQRAARGFARAEQ; encoded by the coding sequence ATGAATATCGACTTGCACGGATTCGGTCCGGCCATGATGGCCGGCACCCTGATGACCGTAAAACTGGCGCTGTGCGCCTTGCTGTTAGGGCTGGTGCTGGGCCTGCTCGGCGCCCTGGCCAAGACTTCCCCGATCAAGCCGTTGCAGTGGCTTGGCGGTTTCTACTCGACCCTGGTACGGGGCATTCCCGAACTGCTGTGGGTGCTGCTGATCTACTTCGGCACCGTGGGCCTGATGAACGCCCTGGGTGAAGCCCTGCACATGCCCGGCCTTGAGCTCAGCGCCTTTGCCGCTGGCGTCATTGCCCTTGGCCTGTGTTTTGGCGCCTACGCCACCGAAGTGTTCCGGGGCGCCATCTTGGCCATCCCCAAAGGCCACCGCGAAGCCGGGCTGGCGCTGGGCATGTCCAAGGGCCGCATCCTGTCGCGGATCATCCTGCCGCAGATGTGGCGCATCGCCCTGCCTGGCCTTGGCAACCTGTTCATGATCCTGATGAAGGACACCGCGCTGGTGTCGGTGATCGGCCTGGAAGAAATCATGCGCCACGCCCAGATCGGCGTGACCGTGACCAAGGAGCCGTTCACCTTCTACATGGTGGCGGCCTGCATCTACCTCAGCCTGACCGTCATCGCCATGACCGGCATGCATTTCCTGGAACAACGCGCCGCTCGCGGCTTCGCGAGGGCCGAACAATGA
- a CDS encoding ABC transporter substrate-binding protein, with amino-acid sequence MHTYKKFLLAAAATLVMSANAMAAEKLRMGIEAAYPPFNNKDASGNVVGFDKDIGDALCAKMKVECSVVTSDWDGIIPALNAKKFDFLISSLSITDERKQAVDFTDPYYSNKLQFIAPKNVDFKTDKDSLKGKVIGTQRATLAGTYLEDNYSGVDIKLYDTQENAYLDLVSGRIDGILADKYVQYEWLKSKDGMNYEFKGEPVMDSDKIGIAVRKGDTKLRDDLNKALAEIKADGTYKKINDKYFPFSIE; translated from the coding sequence ATGCACACCTACAAGAAGTTTCTCCTGGCAGCCGCTGCCACCCTAGTGATGTCGGCCAATGCCATGGCCGCGGAAAAACTGCGCATGGGTATCGAAGCCGCCTACCCACCGTTCAACAACAAGGACGCCAGCGGCAACGTCGTCGGTTTCGACAAGGACATCGGTGATGCCCTGTGCGCCAAGATGAAGGTCGAGTGCTCGGTCGTCACCTCCGACTGGGACGGCATCATCCCGGCCTTGAACGCCAAGAAGTTCGACTTCCTGATCTCGTCGCTGTCGATCACCGACGAGCGCAAGCAGGCGGTGGACTTCACCGACCCGTACTACTCCAACAAGCTGCAGTTCATCGCGCCGAAGAACGTCGACTTCAAGACTGACAAGGACTCGCTCAAGGGCAAGGTCATCGGCACCCAGCGCGCCACCCTGGCCGGCACCTACCTGGAAGACAACTACAGCGGTGTGGACATCAAGCTGTACGACACCCAGGAAAACGCCTACCTGGACCTGGTCTCCGGCCGTATCGACGGCATCCTGGCCGACAAGTACGTGCAATACGAGTGGCTCAAGAGCAAGGATGGCATGAACTACGAGTTCAAGGGCGAGCCGGTGATGGACAGCGACAAGATCGGCATCGCCGTGCGCAAGGGTGACACCAAGCTGCGCGACGACCTGAACAAGGCCCTGGCCGAAATCAAGGCCGACGGTACGTACAAGAAGATCAACGACAAGTACTTCCCGTTCAGCATCGAATGA
- a CDS encoding ABC transporter ATP-binding protein — MAQATPALEIRNLHKRYGEQEILKGISLTARDGDVISILGSSGSGKSTLLRCINLLENPHQGEILVAGEALKLKAAKNGDLMAADNRQINRLRSEIGFVFQNFNLWPHMSILDNIIEAPRRVLGQSKAEAVEAAEALLNKVGIYDKRHSYPAQLSGGQQQRAAIARTLAMKPKVILFDEPTSALDPEMVQEVLNVIRALADEGRTMLLVTHEMNFARQVSSEVVFLHQGLVEEQGSPQQVFENPTSARCKQFMSSHR, encoded by the coding sequence ATGGCTCAGGCCACGCCCGCGCTGGAAATCCGCAACCTGCATAAACGCTATGGCGAGCAGGAAATTCTCAAGGGCATTTCGCTGACCGCACGCGACGGTGACGTGATCTCCATCCTGGGGTCGTCCGGCTCCGGCAAGTCCACCCTGCTGCGCTGCATCAACCTGCTGGAAAACCCGCACCAGGGCGAAATCCTCGTGGCCGGGGAAGCCCTCAAGCTCAAGGCGGCGAAGAACGGCGACCTGATGGCTGCCGACAACCGCCAGATCAACCGCCTGCGCAGCGAAATCGGCTTCGTCTTCCAGAACTTCAACCTGTGGCCGCACATGTCGATCCTCGACAACATCATCGAAGCCCCACGCCGCGTACTTGGCCAAAGCAAGGCCGAGGCCGTCGAGGCAGCCGAAGCGCTGCTCAACAAGGTGGGGATCTACGACAAGCGCCACAGCTACCCCGCCCAGCTTTCCGGTGGCCAGCAGCAGCGCGCCGCCATTGCCCGTACCCTGGCCATGAAGCCCAAGGTCATCCTGTTCGACGAGCCCACCTCGGCCCTCGATCCGGAAATGGTCCAGGAAGTGCTTAACGTTATCCGCGCATTGGCCGACGAAGGCCGTACCATGCTGCTGGTGACGCACGAGATGAACTTTGCCCGCCAGGTGTCCAGTGAAGTGGTCTTCCTGCACCAGGGCCTGGTCGAAGAGCAGGGATCGCCGCAGCAGGTCTTCGAGAACCCGACCTCGGCGCGTTGCAAGCAATTCATGTCCAGCCACCGCTAA